In the Flavisolibacter tropicus genome, one interval contains:
- a CDS encoding TonB-dependent receptor produces MIFTDLFNIDKSILSYGKVRVGYAQTARDPDPYQVVNTYVLPDNTIAADFGDGFVSASAPFVFPFGSIPGYTLNNVINNPKLKAEKTAEIEVGTELRFLKERINLDFTYFHNRNTDGIVPVDISPAAGATNFVVNSGLTTVQGIEVGLNVTPVKSKSGFTWNANITFSRIRSKVEETYPGVEQIYLGGFSGNPAIFAVKGERYGTIIGTGYQRDANGNVLVDSDGFPLFADGLRLGHTEPDWTGGIRNTLTFKNFGLDFLIDTRQGGYIYNGTEELLDFYGVSKKTATREEDYIFPGVKESDNKPNDIVVKRDATWWNFAQGNEEYVYKNNWVKLREANLSYNFKLNNTKVLKSGTVSVYGRNLWIDTDVPHVDPESSSFGTGNGQGATRMSFPTTRSYGVNLRLTF; encoded by the coding sequence TTGATCTTTACAGACCTGTTCAATATTGATAAGTCCATATTAAGCTACGGTAAAGTAAGAGTAGGATACGCGCAAACTGCACGCGATCCAGATCCTTATCAAGTTGTAAACACCTATGTATTACCAGATAACACTATTGCAGCTGATTTTGGTGATGGCTTTGTAAGCGCCTCAGCGCCTTTTGTATTCCCATTCGGATCTATACCTGGTTATACACTTAACAACGTAATCAACAACCCTAAACTGAAAGCCGAAAAAACTGCTGAAATTGAAGTAGGTACCGAGTTGCGTTTTTTAAAAGAACGCATAAACCTGGACTTTACTTATTTCCATAATAGAAACACTGATGGTATCGTTCCTGTAGATATTTCACCAGCAGCCGGTGCTACTAACTTCGTGGTCAACTCTGGTTTAACTACAGTACAAGGTATTGAGGTAGGTTTAAATGTAACTCCAGTTAAATCGAAAAGTGGCTTTACGTGGAATGCCAACATTACATTTAGCAGGATACGGTCTAAAGTAGAAGAAACCTATCCGGGCGTAGAGCAAATTTACCTGGGTGGTTTTAGTGGTAACCCAGCCATCTTTGCAGTTAAAGGTGAACGCTATGGAACCATTATAGGAACCGGATATCAGAGAGATGCCAACGGCAACGTACTTGTAGATAGCGATGGCTTTCCACTTTTTGCAGATGGTTTACGTTTAGGACATACAGAACCAGATTGGACTGGTGGTATCAGAAACACGCTTACCTTTAAGAACTTTGGACTTGATTTTTTAATTGACACAAGGCAAGGTGGTTATATATACAATGGCACAGAAGAACTACTAGACTTCTACGGTGTAAGCAAAAAAACAGCAACCCGTGAAGAAGATTATATTTTCCCTGGCGTTAAAGAATCCGATAATAAGCCTAATGATATAGTAGTGAAGCGTGATGCTACCTGGTGGAACTTTGCACAGGGAAATGAAGAATATGTCTATAAAAACAACTGGGTTAAGCTACGTGAAGCCAACCTGAGCTACAACTTCAAACTCAATAATACTAAGGTTCTTAAATCTGGAACAGTAAGTGTTTATGGAAGAAACCTTTGGATAGACACAGATGTTCCTCACGTGGATCCGGAATCCAGTTCATTTGGTACCGGCAATGGACAAGGTGCTACACGTATGTCATTCCCTACTACCAGAAGTTACGGTGTGAATCTTCGACTGACCTTTTAA
- a CDS encoding SusD/RagB family nutrient-binding outer membrane lipoprotein — MKKKFITLIFLPILMLAACEKDLTDINVDPKNPLTAPSYAFYSNAQVNLMDELTSTNVNENIFRLIMQYWQETTYTDESNYDLITRQIPRQMWNYLYRDVLRDIQESKKLIPQQVTDAGLQQNQLAIAEITEIVTWYYLVTSFGDIPYSQALDPQKILPKYDNQHDIYNDLLTRLDAAIGKLNPDHGSFGNADLLYGGDVSLWKKFANSFKLKMGMTLADVDPAKAKATVESAVAAGVISSNAENTDIVYTSAPPNTNPVWDDLVQSNRKDFVAASTVVDRMNALKDPRLNEYFQAQPGGIYIGGTPGASSPWAQFSKPGTVFYRPDNNALLIDYSEVEFFLAEAKERGYNVPGTAQEHYNNAVTASITYWGNTAADATAYLAQPGVAYNSANWKQLIGEQKWLALYNRGWESWIEWRRLDYPIIKAPASAVSDVPLRFTYPIPEQNVNTTNYNAAVSKIPGGKDVVGVKLFWDVL; from the coding sequence ATGAAAAAGAAATTCATAACACTGATCTTTCTGCCAATACTTATGTTGGCAGCTTGTGAAAAAGATCTAACGGATATAAACGTGGACCCAAAGAATCCATTAACGGCACCATCATATGCATTCTATAGCAACGCCCAGGTAAACTTAATGGATGAACTAACCTCCACGAACGTAAATGAAAACATCTTTAGGTTGATCATGCAATACTGGCAGGAAACAACCTATACAGATGAAAGTAACTATGACTTGATTACCCGTCAAATTCCAAGGCAAATGTGGAACTATCTGTATAGAGATGTTTTGAGAGATATTCAGGAATCTAAAAAACTGATTCCACAACAGGTAACAGATGCTGGCTTACAACAGAATCAATTAGCCATTGCTGAGATCACAGAGATCGTTACTTGGTATTATTTGGTAACCAGTTTTGGCGATATACCCTATTCACAGGCATTGGATCCGCAGAAAATTTTGCCTAAATATGATAATCAGCACGACATCTACAATGATTTACTAACACGCCTTGATGCGGCCATTGGTAAGTTGAATCCAGATCACGGAAGTTTTGGTAATGCTGATTTACTTTATGGTGGTGATGTAAGCCTTTGGAAAAAGTTTGCCAATTCATTCAAGCTTAAAATGGGTATGACGCTAGCAGATGTAGACCCTGCAAAAGCAAAAGCTACAGTAGAATCAGCTGTTGCAGCAGGCGTTATCAGCTCGAATGCTGAAAACACTGACATCGTATACACTAGTGCTCCGCCTAACACTAACCCGGTTTGGGATGATCTTGTACAAAGTAATCGCAAAGACTTCGTTGCTGCCAGCACCGTTGTTGACAGAATGAATGCACTCAAAGACCCAAGGTTAAACGAGTACTTCCAAGCACAACCAGGCGGTATCTATATAGGTGGTACACCTGGCGCATCCAGTCCCTGGGCACAATTTTCAAAGCCCGGCACAGTGTTTTATCGGCCTGATAACAATGCCTTGCTAATAGATTATTCAGAAGTAGAATTTTTCTTGGCAGAAGCAAAAGAAAGAGGATATAATGTACCCGGCACAGCACAGGAGCATTATAATAATGCAGTAACAGCATCAATTACGTATTGGGGCAACACGGCAGCAGATGCAACAGCATACCTTGCACAACCAGGGGTTGCTTATAATTCAGCAAATTGGAAACAATTGATTGGCGAGCAGAAGTGGCTTGCTCTTTATAATAGAGGTTGGGAATCATGGATAGAATGGAGACGGTTAGATTATCCAATCATTAAAGCCCCAGCTTCAGCGGTGTCCGATGTTCCATTACGCTTCACGTACCCAATACCTGAACAAAACGTAAACACAACCAATTATAATGCAGCGGTTTCAAAAATTCCTGGCGGTAAAGATGTAGTTGGTGTGAAGCTATTTTGGGATGTACTATAG
- a CDS encoding ABC-F family ATP-binding cassette domain-containing protein: MLAGLQNVTFDFGARTIVRDATWHIHPNDRIGLIGYNGTGKSTLLKLFVGEYQPSAGTVERSRNTSIGYLHQDLLSFDTSESILEVAMHAFDKAKQIEKELAQITDALAKNETDELLMQYSEKLHEFEEAGGYTIEHQTEEVLQGLGFNNSDLKRPYREFSGGWRMRVLLAKMILQQPDLLLMDEPTNHLDLPSIEWLEKYLQHYKGAVVIVSHDKYFLNRMVKKIVELYQKELHFYTGNYEYYETEKQQRIELQQRAFENQQEYIRQQERFIERFKAKASKAAQAQSIVKRLDRLERIEDVEIERPDIRINFPVDKVPGKVLVDLKGVSKRYSENVILQNATAEIERGDKIALIGANGKGKSTLLRIIDGSEPIEGERKWGHNIEEAFYAQHQLESLTLTHTILEEMKSAGSQKTEQELRNLLGCFLFGGDDIDKKIKVLSGGEKARVALAKTIISKANFLLLDEPTNHLDIHSTELLIDALKRYEGSLVLVSHDRYFVSKTANKIWEIKDHEIKEFKGTYEEWVAWNERMAKNGAQGAEPKAKSQVQKEKETPQVITPQPVVNTAPNVPINKEAKKELQKQQRLFQKLEEDIAALNAQKSQLEAKLGSPEAYADKNIFADTEKQYKSVLAKLTELNTTYEQVFEKLMELEGQ, translated from the coding sequence ATGCTGGCAGGACTACAAAATGTAACATTTGACTTTGGGGCGCGCACAATTGTAAGAGACGCGACCTGGCACATTCATCCCAATGACCGTATTGGCCTGATTGGCTATAATGGAACGGGAAAATCTACCCTACTAAAGCTTTTTGTAGGCGAATACCAGCCATCTGCAGGTACTGTTGAACGCAGCCGGAATACCTCTATTGGTTATTTACACCAGGATCTTCTGAGCTTTGACACCAGCGAAAGTATCCTTGAGGTAGCCATGCATGCTTTTGATAAGGCCAAGCAAATAGAAAAAGAATTGGCCCAAATTACAGATGCGTTGGCTAAAAATGAAACGGATGAGCTGCTTATGCAGTACAGCGAAAAACTGCACGAGTTTGAAGAAGCCGGAGGTTATACCATAGAACATCAAACTGAAGAAGTTTTACAGGGACTGGGCTTTAACAACAGCGATTTAAAGCGCCCTTACCGGGAATTCAGCGGTGGATGGCGTATGCGCGTCTTATTAGCTAAAATGATCTTGCAACAGCCCGACCTGCTGTTAATGGATGAACCTACCAACCACTTGGACCTTCCATCCATCGAATGGCTGGAAAAATACCTCCAACACTATAAAGGTGCAGTGGTTATTGTGAGCCACGATAAATACTTCCTGAACCGCATGGTGAAGAAGATTGTAGAGCTGTATCAAAAAGAACTGCATTTCTATACCGGCAATTATGAGTATTATGAAACAGAGAAGCAACAACGGATAGAATTGCAGCAACGCGCCTTTGAAAACCAGCAAGAATACATACGCCAGCAAGAACGCTTTATTGAGCGCTTTAAAGCAAAAGCTTCAAAAGCCGCGCAGGCCCAAAGTATTGTAAAGCGTTTGGACAGGCTAGAACGTATTGAAGATGTAGAGATTGAACGTCCAGACATCCGTATCAACTTCCCAGTAGATAAAGTACCGGGTAAAGTATTGGTGGACCTAAAGGGAGTGAGCAAACGATACAGTGAAAATGTGATCTTACAAAATGCTACCGCTGAAATTGAGCGTGGTGATAAGATTGCCCTGATCGGTGCTAACGGTAAAGGTAAGTCTACCCTTCTTAGAATTATAGATGGTAGTGAACCTATTGAAGGAGAACGTAAATGGGGGCATAATATTGAAGAAGCCTTCTACGCGCAGCACCAGTTAGAATCATTAACATTAACGCATACTATCCTTGAAGAAATGAAAAGCGCCGGCTCCCAAAAAACAGAGCAAGAGCTGCGCAACTTATTAGGTTGCTTTCTTTTTGGAGGAGATGATATTGATAAAAAAATCAAGGTCCTAAGTGGAGGGGAAAAAGCAAGAGTAGCCTTGGCTAAAACCATCATCAGTAAAGCCAACTTCTTATTACTGGATGAACCGACCAACCACTTAGATATACACTCTACTGAACTTCTTATTGACGCACTGAAGCGTTATGAGGGAAGCTTGGTGCTGGTTAGTCACGACCGTTATTTTGTATCCAAAACTGCCAATAAGATCTGGGAGATCAAAGATCATGAGATCAAGGAGTTCAAGGGCACTTATGAAGAATGGGTAGCCTGGAACGAGCGTATGGCTAAAAATGGCGCTCAGGGTGCGGAACCAAAAGCAAAAAGCCAGGTACAGAAGGAAAAAGAAACACCCCAGGTAATAACACCACAACCCGTTGTTAATACAGCGCCTAATGTTCCTATCAACAAAGAGGCAAAAAAAGAACTGCAAAAGCAACAACGCCTGTTTCAAAAGCTTGAAGAAGATATTGCTGCATTAAATGCTCAAAAAAGCCAACTGGAAGCAAAATTGGGTTCTCCCGAAGCCTACGCAGACAAAAACATATTTGCCGATACTGAAAAGCAGTATAAGTCAGTGTTGGCAAAGCTGACTGAGCTAAATACTACATACGAACAGGTATTTGAGAAGTTAATGGAGCTGGAAGGGCAGTAA
- a CDS encoding SusC/RagA family TonB-linked outer membrane protein, whose protein sequence is MRSFTSLLTMLMLCSTLAFAQTRTVTGVVRDDKGEAVPFATVTEAGTQNVVKADANGAYSIKLSPNGQLTISATGFQPQTLSVTGNMANVALVRGEGQLQEVVVTALGVRRQRRGLGYSVDEVKGDQLNRSNNQNVVNSLNGRVSGVQVVSSGGAPGQASKIIIRGGAKSITGNNEPLFVIDGVPVSNANDGSGSSTEVEGVATPNRIADINPEDIESMSILKGSAAAVLYGNRGANGVVLITTKSGRGRAGAPVITLSSTVGFDDPLRMPEFQTIYAQGTSPAAYTEGTSRSFGPKIVGQTVHSNAAGKDITLRAFNPREDFLETGVTYSNNLSLAQSRENTNYYLSVGHSRQESIVPNQDYNKASIRLNVNNQVNSRLNAGVNLNYVRSWGDVPDLGQSGNNPFFALFNMPVSWDIKGYGYQKETGEQINFRGGSFDNPLWTVNKTFFNTVDDRIIGALNLGYKFLPWLDVAYRLGLDQMYDDRKSFKDIHTGSYPNGNLANDNINRQQINSTFFVNINRKINSDIGMTFTGGHDYFQRRLKQYTQTGTSLVVPGVAHMTNVQAFDPDFEYQEKRRLVGVFGDLKFDYKNYLFLGLTGRNEWSSTLPEENRSYFSQA, encoded by the coding sequence ATGAGAAGTTTTACTTCATTGCTTACAATGCTGATGCTTTGTAGTACGCTGGCTTTTGCCCAAACCAGAACGGTAACTGGTGTCGTAAGAGATGATAAAGGAGAAGCGGTACCATTTGCTACGGTAACAGAAGCAGGAACGCAAAATGTAGTTAAAGCTGATGCAAATGGAGCTTATAGTATCAAGCTCAGCCCAAATGGTCAATTGACCATTTCAGCCACTGGCTTTCAGCCTCAAACCCTATCTGTCACAGGCAATATGGCAAATGTGGCCTTGGTTAGAGGTGAAGGGCAACTACAAGAAGTAGTTGTTACAGCCTTAGGTGTTAGAAGACAACGCAGAGGACTTGGATATTCTGTTGATGAAGTTAAAGGCGATCAACTGAATAGATCCAATAATCAAAACGTTGTAAACTCGTTGAACGGTAGAGTATCTGGTGTACAGGTTGTATCTAGTGGCGGTGCACCCGGCCAAGCCTCCAAAATTATTATACGCGGTGGCGCCAAATCAATTACAGGTAATAATGAACCACTTTTTGTTATAGATGGCGTGCCTGTCAGTAATGCCAATGATGGTAGCGGTAGCAGCACTGAAGTAGAAGGTGTAGCTACACCTAACCGCATTGCAGATATAAACCCTGAAGATATAGAGTCCATGTCTATCCTGAAAGGTAGTGCAGCAGCTGTTCTTTATGGAAACAGAGGTGCAAATGGCGTAGTTTTAATTACAACCAAATCTGGCAGAGGCCGTGCTGGTGCGCCAGTCATTACATTGAGCAGCACTGTCGGCTTTGATGATCCTTTACGAATGCCGGAATTCCAGACTATATACGCACAAGGTACAAGTCCTGCAGCTTATACAGAAGGCACATCACGCTCTTTTGGACCAAAAATAGTAGGACAAACTGTGCATAGTAATGCAGCAGGCAAGGATATAACACTTCGCGCGTTTAATCCAAGGGAAGATTTCCTGGAAACAGGTGTAACCTATAGCAATAACTTATCACTGGCGCAAAGCAGAGAAAACACCAACTATTATTTATCCGTAGGACACTCCCGCCAGGAATCTATTGTTCCCAACCAGGATTATAATAAAGCAAGTATCCGTTTAAACGTAAACAACCAGGTAAATAGCAGATTAAATGCTGGCGTCAATTTAAATTACGTACGCTCCTGGGGTGATGTTCCTGATTTGGGACAAAGTGGTAATAACCCATTCTTCGCCTTATTCAATATGCCTGTTAGCTGGGATATTAAAGGGTACGGTTATCAAAAAGAAACAGGCGAGCAAATCAACTTTAGAGGAGGATCATTTGACAACCCACTATGGACTGTAAATAAAACCTTCTTCAATACTGTTGATGACAGGATCATTGGAGCACTAAATCTTGGCTATAAATTTCTTCCCTGGTTAGATGTTGCTTATCGATTGGGGCTAGACCAGATGTACGATGATCGAAAGTCATTTAAAGACATTCATACAGGCTCTTACCCAAATGGTAATTTAGCAAATGACAATATAAACCGCCAGCAAATAAACTCTACGTTCTTTGTAAACATTAACCGAAAAATAAATTCTGATATAGGCATGACGTTTACCGGCGGCCATGACTATTTCCAGAGAAGACTGAAGCAATATACCCAAACGGGTACCAGCCTGGTTGTTCCTGGTGTGGCACATATGACAAACGTTCAGGCATTTGATCCGGATTTTGAGTACCAGGAAAAGAGAAGACTTGTCGGTGTATTTGGCGACCTGAAGTTTGACTATAAAAACTACCTGTTCCTTGGTTTAACAGGAAGAAACGAATGGTCTTCTACCTTACCAGAAGAAAATAGAAGTTATTTTTCCCAGGCGTAA
- a CDS encoding SusD/RagB family nutrient-binding outer membrane lipoprotein produces MKTTYKLGMVVLISLTSLLSCKKNLDINNDPNNFTDVPIQLILPPAQVQLAYTLGGDVSRITGSFVQHYAGHRNQPLEYNQFDVTPPTSDGLWQRLYSVTLRDLKSISDKAEVSGDKMYLGVSQILSAYTYSILTDLFGDIPFTQSLQDDKNITPGYDKQETIYPALITMLETGITNIKSNAGLEMGDDDVIYGGDMVKWEKFANSLKLRLLNHISKRDPNAVLTFLNSNPLLITDNADNAMLVFGTTANNANPIYGFDVLSGRKDMAVSATLVTKMQSLNDPRIPLYFFPVLNNGQGRKGQYWGNTPGNDLDDAAQNYFSRVGSFYASINSPVVLMSAAEVQFIIAEVRFRANNLAAAGTAYNTAITKDFEALGLTGAAAYLAKPDVAFDNTLKRIMEQKWITMYQAPYESWVDWRRTGFPAIVNNGTNRTGGVIPRRLPYPQLEINLNRAALEAGPGVPIPFETLKTRVWWDVP; encoded by the coding sequence ATGAAAACAACATATAAATTAGGCATGGTAGTGTTGATATCTCTAACATCACTACTTTCCTGTAAAAAAAATCTGGATATAAATAATGATCCAAACAATTTTACTGATGTCCCGATTCAATTAATATTACCACCTGCACAGGTTCAGCTTGCTTATACCTTAGGAGGTGACGTTTCCAGAATTACAGGCTCTTTTGTACAACATTATGCTGGTCATAGAAACCAACCATTAGAATACAATCAGTTTGATGTAACACCTCCAACATCAGATGGATTGTGGCAACGGTTGTATTCTGTAACATTAAGAGACCTGAAATCTATTAGTGATAAAGCAGAAGTATCAGGCGACAAAATGTATCTTGGCGTATCTCAAATACTTTCAGCATATACATATAGTATTTTAACTGACTTATTTGGTGACATACCATTTACCCAATCACTCCAAGACGATAAAAATATTACCCCAGGTTATGACAAACAAGAAACGATCTATCCTGCTCTTATTACCATGTTGGAAACCGGAATAACTAATATTAAATCAAATGCAGGATTAGAGATGGGTGATGATGATGTTATTTATGGAGGAGATATGGTGAAATGGGAAAAATTCGCCAACTCTTTAAAGCTTCGCCTACTTAACCACATTAGTAAGAGAGATCCCAATGCAGTTCTAACCTTTTTGAACAGCAACCCATTACTCATTACCGATAATGCGGATAATGCAATGTTAGTATTTGGTACAACTGCAAATAATGCCAATCCTATTTATGGATTTGACGTACTCTCCGGACGAAAGGATATGGCTGTTAGTGCAACTTTGGTAACGAAAATGCAGAGTTTAAATGACCCCCGAATTCCGTTATATTTTTTTCCAGTACTAAATAATGGACAAGGCCGTAAAGGACAGTATTGGGGAAATACCCCAGGAAATGACCTAGATGATGCAGCCCAGAACTATTTTTCCAGAGTAGGTTCTTTCTATGCATCTATTAACTCGCCTGTTGTACTAATGAGCGCAGCAGAGGTACAGTTCATCATTGCTGAAGTACGTTTCAGAGCTAACAATTTAGCTGCGGCTGGCACTGCTTATAATACAGCCATTACAAAGGATTTTGAGGCTTTAGGACTTACTGGCGCAGCTGCCTACTTGGCTAAACCAGACGTTGCTTTTGACAATACATTAAAACGGATAATGGAACAAAAATGGATCACCATGTATCAGGCTCCTTATGAATCCTGGGTTGACTGGAGAAGAACAGGTTTTCCTGCTATAGTAAATAACGGAACAAATAGAACCGGTGGTGTGATCCCTCGGAGACTTCCCTATCCACAATTGGAAATCAACCTTAACCGCGCAGCTCTGGAAGCTGGTCCAGGGGTGCCTATTCCATTTGAAACACTTAAAACCAGGGTTTGGTGGGATGTACCATAA